A genome region from Stenotrophomonas maltophilia includes the following:
- a CDS encoding HvfA family oxazolone/thioamide-modified RiPP metallophore, which translates to MSSSNKTLSLLTATALAAGLGMTASASALSMSDLAQGYLVAGQAAKASTDAKAADTKMAADATKHAEGKCGADGKTAEGKCGADKGKAAGAAAGAKAKTGDKKAAEGKCGEGKCGGKH; encoded by the coding sequence ATGAGCAGTTCCAACAAGACCCTGTCCCTGCTGACTGCTACCGCCCTGGCCGCCGGCCTGGGCATGACCGCCAGTGCCTCGGCCCTGAGCATGAGCGACCTCGCCCAGGGCTACCTGGTGGCCGGACAGGCAGCCAAGGCCAGTACCGACGCCAAGGCCGCCGACACCAAGATGGCCGCTGACGCGACCAAGCATGCCGAAGGCAAGTGTGGTGCCGACGGCAAGACCGCCGAAGGCAAGTGCGGTGCCGACAAGGGCAAGGCTGCCGGTGCGGCAGCAGGCGCCAAGGCCAAGACCGGCGACAAGAAGGCGGCCGAAGGCAAGTGTGGCGAAGGCAAGTGCGGTGGCAAGCACTGA
- a CDS encoding HvfB family MNIO-type RiPP peptide maturase, whose amino-acid sequence MASTDVRASVVNPRLPLRAAAAGLGLRRALLQELRDAPAGDFDFLECAPENWIHVGGPAGDALAELAQRHPLSCHGLSLSLGGSAPLDTQLLEQVGQFLEKHRVPLYSEHLSYCSDDGHLYDLLPIPFTDEAVHHTAARIAQVQDLLARRIAVENVSYYLAPEPAMDELAFTNAVLAEADCDLLLDVNNVYVNACNHGYDADAFIAGLPADRIVCLHVAGHLDEAPDLKIDTHGSAVIDPVWALLARTYARIGARPTLLERDFNFPPYAELRGELQTIRRLQAVHAEAAYG is encoded by the coding sequence GTGGCAAGCACTGACGTCCGCGCCAGCGTCGTCAACCCGCGGTTGCCGCTTCGTGCGGCGGCCGCAGGGTTGGGGCTGCGCCGGGCGCTGCTGCAGGAGCTGCGCGATGCACCGGCCGGCGATTTCGATTTCCTCGAATGCGCGCCGGAGAACTGGATCCATGTCGGCGGCCCCGCCGGTGACGCGCTGGCCGAGCTGGCGCAGCGCCATCCGCTGAGCTGCCACGGCCTGTCGTTGTCGCTGGGCGGCAGTGCGCCACTGGATACGCAGCTGTTGGAGCAGGTCGGTCAGTTCCTGGAAAAACACCGCGTGCCGCTGTACAGCGAACACCTGAGCTACTGCAGCGACGACGGCCACCTGTACGACCTGCTGCCGATTCCGTTCACCGATGAAGCAGTGCACCATACCGCCGCGCGCATCGCCCAGGTGCAGGACCTGCTGGCCCGCCGCATCGCGGTGGAGAACGTCTCCTACTACCTGGCGCCGGAGCCGGCGATGGACGAGCTGGCCTTCACCAATGCCGTGCTTGCCGAAGCCGACTGCGACCTGCTGCTGGACGTCAACAACGTCTACGTCAACGCCTGCAACCATGGTTACGACGCCGACGCGTTCATCGCTGGCCTGCCCGCAGACCGCATCGTCTGCCTGCACGTGGCCGGGCACCTGGATGAAGCGCCGGACCTGAAGATCGATACCCACGGCAGTGCGGTGATCGACCCGGTCTGGGCGCTGCTGGCGCGCACCTATGCGCGCATCGGCGCTCGCCCCACCCTGCTCGAGCGCGATTTCAATTTCCCGCCCTACGCCGAGCTGCGCGGCGAACTGCAGACCATCCGCCGCCTGCAGGCCGTGCACGCGGAGGCTGCATATGGCTGA
- a CDS encoding HvfC family RiPP maturation protein, with translation MADTPDTLRAQQYAFTAHLRDPQAVAAPAGLEPRRVAVYQRLLFNNLLGLLSNGFPVCVRLLGEPAWSTLVRHYFATHRCQTPLFTELAVEFVQWLHAQPQLPHPALAELAHYEWVETALYQLDAGPLPVAADIDPLRVPLQRSPLAWPLLYQWPVHRLGAEDAPTEPPAEPTGLLVRRDADGEVRFATLSPLAVYLLSSIGEHPGLDGRSYLQQLAAAHGLAEDALAGPGAALLQQFLQAGVIGPLPAPG, from the coding sequence ATGGCTGATACCCCCGACACGCTGCGAGCGCAGCAGTACGCGTTCACCGCACACCTGCGCGATCCACAGGCGGTGGCTGCACCGGCCGGGCTGGAACCGCGCCGCGTCGCGGTGTACCAGCGGCTGCTGTTCAACAACCTGCTCGGCCTGTTGAGCAACGGCTTCCCGGTCTGCGTGCGCCTGCTCGGCGAACCGGCCTGGAGCACGCTGGTCCGCCACTACTTCGCCACGCATCGCTGCCAGACGCCATTGTTCACCGAACTGGCTGTTGAATTCGTGCAATGGCTGCATGCGCAGCCGCAGCTGCCACACCCGGCGCTGGCCGAGCTGGCCCACTACGAGTGGGTGGAAACCGCGCTGTACCAGCTGGACGCCGGGCCGCTGCCGGTCGCGGCGGACATCGACCCGCTGCGGGTGCCGCTGCAACGCTCACCACTGGCCTGGCCGTTGCTGTACCAGTGGCCGGTGCACCGCCTCGGCGCCGAGGATGCACCCACCGAGCCACCAGCCGAGCCGACGGGCCTTCTTGTGCGCCGCGATGCCGACGGCGAGGTGCGGTTCGCCACGCTCAGCCCGCTGGCGGTGTACCTGCTGTCCAGCATCGGCGAACACCCTGGCCTCGATGGCCGCAGCTACCTGCAGCAGCTGGCCGCGGCGCATGGGTTGGCCGAGGACGCCTTGGCCGGACCCGGTGCCGCGTTGCTGCAGCAGTTCCTGCAGGCCGGCGTGATCGGCCCACTGCCGGCCCCCGGCTGA
- a CDS encoding HvfX family Cu-binding RiPP maturation protein → MKLPTLATARGQLDRLAPWLAPLGLRLLLAWEYFESGREKLHGQNWFADLQDAFPFPFDQLPATLNWQLATWFELVGAACLLFGFGTRFAAASLLVLTVVATYAVHWPMEWNSLADLAMGYAISDQGYGSFKLPVLFMAMLLPLLFTGPGKLSVDAWLARWSPSARPARPTVR, encoded by the coding sequence ATGAAGCTTCCGACCCTGGCCACCGCGCGTGGCCAGCTGGACCGTCTCGCCCCCTGGTTGGCCCCGCTCGGCCTGCGCCTGCTGCTGGCCTGGGAATACTTCGAATCCGGCCGTGAGAAGCTGCACGGCCAGAACTGGTTTGCCGACCTGCAGGATGCCTTCCCGTTCCCGTTCGACCAGTTGCCGGCAACGCTGAACTGGCAGCTGGCGACCTGGTTCGAGCTGGTCGGCGCTGCTTGCCTGCTGTTCGGCTTCGGCACCCGATTTGCCGCCGCCAGCCTGCTGGTGCTGACAGTGGTGGCCACCTATGCGGTGCATTGGCCGATGGAGTGGAACTCGCTGGCCGACCTGGCCATGGGGTATGCGATCAGCGACCAGGGCTACGGCAGCTTCAAGCTGCCGGTGCTGTTCATGGCGATGCTGCTGCCACTGCTGTTCACCGGCCCCGGCAAGCTGAGCGTGGATGCGTGGTTGGCGCGTTGGTCTCCCTCGGCCAGGCCTGCGCGGCCGACAGTCCGGTAG
- the rnt gene encoding ribonuclease T: MSQRFRGFLPVVVDVETGGFDSQRNALLEIAAVPIEMDENGLLYPGQTASAHVVPAEGLEIDPKSLEVTGIILDHPFRLAKEEKAALDHIFTPVRAAMKKYGCQRAILVGHNAHFDLGFVNAAVARTGHKRNPFHPFSVFDTVTLAGIAYGQTVLARAATAAGLGWDANEAHSAVYDTEQTARLFCTIANAWPR; the protein is encoded by the coding sequence ATGTCACAACGCTTCCGCGGCTTCCTGCCGGTAGTGGTGGACGTGGAAACCGGCGGCTTCGACAGCCAGCGCAACGCCTTGCTGGAAATCGCCGCGGTGCCGATCGAGATGGACGAGAACGGCCTGCTCTACCCCGGCCAGACCGCCAGTGCTCACGTGGTGCCAGCCGAGGGCCTGGAAATCGACCCGAAGTCGCTGGAAGTGACCGGCATCATCCTCGACCACCCGTTCCGGCTGGCCAAGGAAGAGAAGGCCGCACTGGACCACATCTTCACCCCGGTACGCGCGGCGATGAAGAAGTACGGCTGCCAGCGCGCGATCCTGGTCGGCCACAACGCGCATTTCGACCTGGGCTTCGTCAACGCCGCGGTGGCCCGGACCGGCCACAAGCGGAATCCGTTCCATCCGTTCAGCGTGTTCGACACCGTCACCCTGGCCGGCATCGCCTACGGGCAGACCGTGCTGGCGCGTGCCGCCACGGCTGCCGGGCTGGGCTGGGATGCCAACGAAGCGCACAGCGCGGTGTATGACACCGAACAGACCGCGCGATTGTTCTGCACCATCGCCAACGCCTGGCCGCGGTAA